In Labrus mixtus chromosome 3, fLabMix1.1, whole genome shotgun sequence, a single window of DNA contains:
- the LOC132958127 gene encoding protein SPO16 homolog isoform X1, whose protein sequence is MAANGETAPQWKTTIIASTSLRNHDTNRMLSAQQHRIRFSDSVESGAFIFPLSGTAFLLVDPQDLPERFEESGLIERINTFVQVHRNSFLLLFAPFNGTREMEIFTVIQHRFFGSNLRILPVRNNVEIVKGMLTIAKATSKPHVDSIRNRMSLARAHIIESSPVWEMLRDML, encoded by the exons ATGGCAGCAAACGGAGAAACAGCTCCTCAGTGGAAAACGACCATTATAGCCAGCACTTCACTCCGG aATCACGATACTAACAGGATGCTAAGtgcgcagcagcacagaatcaGATTTTCAGACAGTGTGGAGTCCGGAGcctttatttttcctctctcag GCACTGCATTTCTGTTGGTCGACCCTCAAGATCTCCCTGAGCGTTTTGAGGAATCTGGACTCATTGAGAGGATAAATACATTTGTGCAAGTTCATCGGAATAGCTTCCTGCTTCTGTTCGCCCCCTTTAATGGGACAAGGGAGATGGAAATATTTACAGTGATTCAGCACAG ATTCTTTGGTAGCAACCTGAGGATCCTGCCTGTGCGAAACAACGTTGAGATCGTCAAAGGAATGTTGACTATTGCCAAG GCCACCAGTAAGCCTCATGTTGACAGTATCCGCAATAGGATGTCTCTGGCTCGGGCTCACATCATTGAAAGCAGTCCTGTGTGGGAGATGTTAAGAGATATGCTGTAG
- the LOC132958127 gene encoding protein SPO16 homolog isoform X2, translating to MLSAQQHRIRFSDSVESGAFIFPLSGTAFLLVDPQDLPERFEESGLIERINTFVQVHRNSFLLLFAPFNGTREMEIFTVIQHRFFGSNLRILPVRNNVEIVKGMLTIAKATSKPHVDSIRNRMSLARAHIIESSPVWEMLRDML from the exons ATGCTAAGtgcgcagcagcacagaatcaGATTTTCAGACAGTGTGGAGTCCGGAGcctttatttttcctctctcag GCACTGCATTTCTGTTGGTCGACCCTCAAGATCTCCCTGAGCGTTTTGAGGAATCTGGACTCATTGAGAGGATAAATACATTTGTGCAAGTTCATCGGAATAGCTTCCTGCTTCTGTTCGCCCCCTTTAATGGGACAAGGGAGATGGAAATATTTACAGTGATTCAGCACAG ATTCTTTGGTAGCAACCTGAGGATCCTGCCTGTGCGAAACAACGTTGAGATCGTCAAAGGAATGTTGACTATTGCCAAG GCCACCAGTAAGCCTCATGTTGACAGTATCCGCAATAGGATGTCTCTGGCTCGGGCTCACATCATTGAAAGCAGTCCTGTGTGGGAGATGTTAAGAGATATGCTGTAG
- the LOC132971961 gene encoding glomulin-like, translated as MMNEEQVNVIIQRWRDTPGEHLDLEDYQKFKDFGSACLTQGDCEQLLTFLQDEKNQGLIKIMGCVLIAPLIKDVLKKGKSLDHCQAAITHLITTCSPNELLHSLLELIEDIAPGAISETILVLIPHLQTVLLQLEEGKAAGVGSALSALQKQLSRLPVPYTRQQEEADQYGVCRCCHALAAFTKPFIEEVKRKNGNYITNSEDEELRTELLKFCMWSLREPLLEAELNRDRKSALWLFAAEIMVILPAIHESLSELLFFNSVKKSPQTDSSQSTESRACLAYLLFVQLISIDSFPAVFSPVFVLQCNMEYINQLLSSKKESHLLKGLALYGKSLESVQDNSLTVSLLELRSFNSVPKNLQRVLKDCPIQHLRESGLKVFQLFINKLDHEAKHKFFRCMLKTSNHGGVESYIVKNIRSQVECSMQPGNANRWFLGEELLSLLRLVFCLPQGAQTDLLNSMDRIMETLNLLRYLLIRDKELKSTADAWEELYRIKDEYLKVLRVCISISRGYYSAELKALREDQKLKAKEARDAARSSGLVKRMTVKHEKVSNMSPEAQHQVLQSALVTFDLMESLIVRIEEITEEKVKTPSQTTLSTSFEPLSPCSEN; from the exons ATGATGAATGAAGAACAGGTGAATGTCATCATCCAGAGATGG AGAGACACACCGGGAGAACATTTAGATCTGGAGGACTATCAGAAGTTTAAAGATTTTGGATCCGCTTGTCTCACTCAGGGTGACTGTGAACAACTACTGACGTTTCTTCAGGATGAGAAGAACCAG GGGCTCATCAAGATTATGGGCTGTGTTCTCATCGCACCTCTCATAAAGGACGTtcttaaaaaagggaaaagtttGGACCACTGCCAGGCTGCCATCACACATTTAATCACG ACGTGCAGCCCAAATGAGCTCCTGCACAGCTTGCTTGAACTAATTGAAGACATCGCTCCAGGTGCCATTTCTGAGACCATCTTAGTCCTCATCCCACATCTTCAAACAG TGCTTCTTCAGCTGGAGGAGGGAAAGGCAGCAGGTGTGGGCTCGGCTCTCTCCGCCCTACAGAAGCAGCTGTCTCGGCTGCCGGTACCTTACACCCGGCAGCAGGAGGAAGCTGACCAGTACGGTGTGTGTCGCTGCTGCCATGCCTTGGCTGCGTTTACAAAACCATTCatagaggaggtgaagaggaagaaTGGAAACTACATCACAAACTCTGAGGATGAAGAGCTGCGCACTGAGCTTCTTAAGTT CTGCATGTGGAGCTTGAGAGAGCCTTTGCTTGAGGCCGAACTGAACCGGGACAGAAAGTCTGCGCTCTGGCTCTTTGCAGCAGAGATCATG GTCATACTGCCTGCTATCCACGAGTCTCTGTCAGAGCTCCTGTTCTTCAACTCTGTGAAGAAAAGCCCCCAGACGGACAGCAGTCAGTCGACGGAGTCTAGAGCTTGTCTGGCCTATCTACTGTTTGTCCAGCTCATCAGCATCGACAGCTTTCCAGCAGTATTCAG TCCCGTTTTTGTTCTTCAGTGCAACATGGAATACATCAATCAGCTACTCAGTAG CAAAAAGGAATCACACTTGCTTAAAGGACTG GCTCTGTACGGAAAAAGTTTGGAGAGTGTGCAGGACAACAGCCTTACAGTGAGTCTACTGGAGCTGAGGAGCTTCAATAGTGTCCCAAAG AACCTGCAGCGAGTTCTCAAGGATTGTCCAATTCAACACTTG AGAGAATCAGGACTGAAGGTTTTCCAGCTCTTCATCAATAAATTAGATCATGAAGCAAAGCACAAGTTTTTCAG GTGCATGTTAAAAACCAGCAACCACGGAGGAGTAGAGAGTTATATCGTAAAAAACATCAGGAGTCAAGTTGAATGTTCtatgcag CCAGGTAACGCCAACAGATGGTTTCTGGGAGAGGAGCTCCTCTCGTTGTTGAGACTGGTGTTCTGTTTGCCTCAAGGTGCTCAGACAGATTTGTTGAATAGTATGGACAG GATAATGGAGACTTTGAATCTTCTTCGCTATCTCCTTATCAGAGACAAAGAACTGAAGAGCACA GCAGATGCGTGGGAAGAGCTGTACAGGATCAAGGACGAATACCTTAAAgtgctgcgtgtgtgtatcAGCATATCAAGAGGGTATTATTCTGCTGAACTGAAGGCGCTGAGGGAGGATCAGAAGCTAAAGGCGAAAG AAGCGAGAGATGCTGCCAGATCGAGCGGATTAGTCAAAAGAATGACAGTGAAACATGAGAAAGTATCTAACATGTCCCCAGAGGCCCAGCACCAG GTGTTGCAGAGTGCTTTGGTGACATTCGACCTGATGGAAAGTCTTATAGTCCGGATCGAAGAGATCACAGAGGAAAAAGTCAAAACTCCAAGTCAAACCACTCTCTCAACCTCTTTTGAGCCTCTGTCTCCCTGTTCAGAAAACTGA